A part of Vulpes vulpes isolate BD-2025 chromosome 15, VulVul3, whole genome shotgun sequence genomic DNA contains:
- the LOC112913177 gene encoding thymosin beta-4, with protein sequence MSDKPDMAEIEKFDKSKLKKTETQEKNPLPSKETIEQEKQAGES encoded by the coding sequence ATGTCTGACAAACCCGATATGGCTGAGATTGAGAAATTCGATAAGTcaaaattgaagaagacagaaaCGCAAGAGAAAAATCCACTGCCTTCAAAAGAAACGATTGAACAGGAGAAGCAAGCAGGCGAATCGTAA